A genomic region of Leishmania braziliensis MHOM/BR/75/M2904 complete genome, chromosome 33 contains the following coding sequences:
- the iPGAM gene encoding putative phosphoglycerate mutase, which produces MSISIRSTSQRQLARRQSLTASSSSAPLSRAALSRASHPDSAVDATPEPAALTQASEKQEPTLATALAGAHSSSCAAASRMFFTSSNQGCSQGKNIHNTSSLMPTPTLSASSASSKEAAAPSLPPSVQSSSSTAGTPRDADGAAPESLHDASVSTAFSSAAEPSEAANSQETGASHSLLYSVSRFTEPVKRIILIRNGRSEANEDVSTYVQTPDWRIPLVEEGKREAIAAGRALSELIGDDPVYFYYSPYIRSRQSLRYVLQGFDAARLSGLSHSQEWWEEESAGIVSAAGAEEPLMPNSATTPANEAGILPALAMTSSSTSTNVTFPDTPCCLHRDPSLVLNSGTSNNIIGVREDVRLRDGDIGRYTSVDELMHHLVERERYGRFFYRFPFGESGADVCDRITSFLDAFQRERVEFPMDTNVVIITHGLTMRMFIKRWFYLTVDTFHKMKSPPPGSLCTLTRLHHRSCFRLDECCVESMNLPLSLNEFNGYKYRNKQLLGSMSSGAPYM; this is translated from the coding sequence ATGTCCATCTCGATTCGCAGCACTTCACAGCGCCAGCTCGCACGCCGGCAGTCACTGACGGCCTCCTCAAGCTCCGCCCCCCTGTCTCGAGCTGCGCTTTCTCGAGCAAGCCACCCTGACTCTGCTGTCGATGCAACGCCAGAGCCAGCTGCGTTGACCCAGGCCTCAGAAAAGCAGGAGCCCACGTTAGCGACAGCGCTTGCTGGTGCgcactcttcctcttgcgCTGCCGCATCGCGGATGTTCTTCACCAGTAGTAACCAGGGCTGCAGTCAGGGAAAGAATATTCACAACACGTCCTCCTTGATGCCCACGCCTACTCTCTCCGCGTCTTCTGCTTCCTCAAAGGAAGCTGCCGCACCGTCGTTGCCACCCTCAGTGCAGTCTTCATCTTCAACCGCCGGCACCCCAAGAGATGCTGATGGGGCTGCGCCGGAGTCTCTTCACGATGCGTCAGTGTCCACTGCATTCTCTTCTGCAGCAGAGCCGTCGGAGGCCGCCAATTCGCAAGAGACAGGCGCGTCGCACTCGCTGCTTTACTCGGTGTCCCGCTTCACAGAACCGGTCAAGCGCATTATTTTAATTCGGAACGGCCGCAGCGAGGCCAACGAAGATGTGAGCACGTACGTGCAGACGCCCGACTGGCGCATTCCATTGGTAGAGGAGGGAAAGCGTGAGGCAATCGCAGCGGGACGTGCGCTGAGTGAGTTGATTGGCGACGATCCGGTCTATTTCTACTACTCTCCCTACATCCGATCTCGGCAGTCGCTGCGGTACGTGCTGCAGGGCTTTGATGCGGCTAGACTGAGTGGGCTGTCGCACTCGCAGGagtggtgggaggaggaaagcgcGGGTATCGTATCCGCGGCCGGGGCGGAGGAGCCCTTGATGCCTAACTCTGCCACAACACCGGCGAACGAGGCAGGCATCTTACCTGCACTCGCGATGACCTCCTCATCGACCTCTACCAACGTGACTTTCCCCGACACGCCGTGCTGTCTCCATCGCGACCCATCTCTTGTGCTGAACAGCGGAACAAGTAATAATATCATTGGCGTCCGCGAAGATGTTCGACTTCGAGACGGCGACATTGGCCGCTACACGAGCGTGGATGAGCTCATGCATCACCTTGTAGAGCGTGAGCGATACGGCAGGTTCTTCTATCGCTTTCCCTTTGGCGAGAGCGGCGCGGATGTCTGTGACCGCATCACCTCCTTTCTCGATGCGTTTCAGCGTGAGCGCGTCGAGTTCCCGATGGATACAAACGTTGTCATCATCACCCACGGGTTGACAATGCGCATGTTTATCAAGCGCTGGTTTTATCTCACGGTGGATACGTTTCACAAGATGaagtcgccgccgcctgggTCACTGTGCACCCTGACTCGCTTGCACCATCGCAGCTGCTTCCGTCTGGATGAGTGCTGTGTGGAGTCGATGAACCTGCCGCTGTCCCTGAATGAGTTCAACGGATACAAGTACCGCAacaagcagctgctgggcTCCATGAGCTCCGGCGCCCCGTACATGTGA
- a CDS encoding putative copper-transporting ATPase-like protein, which produces MTCEECAQCMQESLRTLEGVHSVSVNLGAQLVEVDVDATDVTAAFRIEQRVTSMGYRVQSVVLPSLEAPGPEGTQFSPLPPPLRPSVTSLSHVPAHASVFACCTSKLQRLSKTPESMARSSLGQHGASAPFSRRFRRVPCGCGGRGCMCAYGPEPEMMTEETHLLRKDDLEECLSEKASVPSSMDITVPVVQARASEWLRAPMAVRAMPKAAAVEATTNLLIEGMSCTSCAARIEAKLKQLDGVLGASVNFSAMSGQVLHNPTLAPLEKVVGCVADMGYTVTAQDTTALLSTADGETPQQGECTCSTNLRAIPVHVGSVMSGYEHRLVVQGMSCASCATRIEHTLLQMPTVLSCTVSFAMGTAVITTRTPGDHTDAVKMVRSMGYVVMDTALLELDSSISRTREALERTREITEHERNLMGSALLSVPLAVVMVLMMFMDIMAWPLLARIINGMQFCTATLIVFHYGRGFFLSAWRSWQHGAYTMDTLVAIGTGCTYVYSLVVYLLTLFVYPQARMMTYFDTAGMLTTFMLLGRFLEARAKRSTSGALIELMGLMPTTAVCVQPDGSEVRVSLSKLQKGALVRVLAGDRVPVDGTVLEGSSELDEQMVTGESLWKTKGPGEEVVGGTLNLTASLLIRADKVGEETMIAQVLRIVQEAQHTKPSMQRAADRIARSFVPFVLVFSLVTLGVWLVLGATDAYPASWREAETSWQAFAFNFFISTVVAACPCALGLATPTAIMVGTGVGAKNGVLVKSGAMLEEVRRVNCVVLDKTGTITKGRLEVVRTHTTMSGLASPPMMAAQLHDSLDAALVRYLVGLVEAQSNHPVAKAVSAKLLAETEDSANAVPRRARYEVSSVVTHGGRGVEASVSVTPASDNSHELSSVPPPPRVYCLLVGNVAFLRAHGVLLAPELAQLVEEENGRGLTTVVASVNGAACVVVSLADEPKREAHGVIRYLQKTGIRVLMVTGDNAGVAGRIAAETGIHSKDVCAEALPTTKANIVKELQERGSRVMFVGDGINDSPALAQANVGVALGAGTEVAIEAADAVLVRDSLVDLLNLRSLSCVTVRRIYGNFFWAFGYNLLMLPTASGLLYPFFRIQLPPVTAGAAMILSSLSVLMSSLSIRYFRAHRERDFYLE; this is translated from the coding sequence ATGACGTGCGAGGAATGTGCTCAGTGCATGCAGGAGAGCTTGAGGACACTGGAGGGGGTGCACTCGGTCTCGGTGAACCTCGGCGCGCAGCTTGTCGAGGTGGACGTGGACGCGACCGATGTGACTGCGGCATTTCGCATCGAGCAGAGGGTGACGTCGATGGGCTACAGAGTGCAGTCTGTCGTACTGCCGTCGCTCGAGGCACCGGGGCCAGAAGGGACACAATTctcaccactgcctcccccTTTGCGTCCTAGTGTGACGAGCCTCTCGCACGTCCCCGCGCACGCCTCCGTGTTCGCATGCTGTACATcgaagctgcagcggctcaGCAAGACGCCCGAGTCGATGGCAAGGAGTTCATTGGGACAGCATGGCGCCTCggcccctttctctcgccgcTTCCGCCGGGTGCcgtgcggctgcggtggacgcgggtgcatgtgtgcctACGGACCAGAGCCGGAGATGATGACGGAGGAGACTCACCTGCTTCGCAAAGATGACTTGGAGGAGTGCCTGTCGGAGAAGGCTAGTGTGCCGTCATCGATGGACATCACCGTGCCGGTTGTCCAGGCTCGCGCCTCAGAGTGGCTTCGCGCTCCTATGGCTGTCCGTGCGATGCCGAAGGCAGCCGCGGTGGAAGCAACGACGAACCTCTTGATCGAAGGCATGTCGTGCACGTCTTGCGCCGCTCGCATTGAGGCAAAGCTCAAACAACTCGATGGTGTTCTCGGCGCGTCTGTGAATTTCTCAGCCATGAGTGGGCAGGTGCTGCACAACCCGACTCTCGCACCACTCGAGAAGGTTGTGGGCTGCGTAGCTGACATGGGCTACACCGTAACGGCACAGGACACAACCGCCCTACTCAGCACTGCTGACGGCGAGACACCACAGCAGGGAGAAtgcacctgcagcacaaACCTGCGAGCGATTCCGGTGCATGTGGGGAGCGTCATGTCAGGTTATGAGCATCGCCTAGTTGTTCAAGGTATGTCATGTGCCTCCTGTGCAACTCGAATCGAGCACACCTTGCTGCAGATGCCCACTGTCCTGAGCTGTACCGTCTCCTTCGCCATGGGCACCGCAGTCATCACGACGCGCACTCCTGGCGACCACACAGACGCAGTCAAGATGGTGCGATCGATGGGATACGTTGTGATGGacacagcgctgctggagctcgACTCGTCCATTAGCCGCACTCGTGAGGCGCTGGAGCGCACGCGCGAAATCACTGAACATGAGCGCAACCTGATGGGCAGCGCACTGCTGAGCGTGCCACTCGCCGTGGTGATGGTCTTGATGATGTTCATGGACATCATGGCGTGGCCACTGCTGGCACGTATCATCAATGGAATGCAGTTCTGTACCGCCACCCTGATTGTCTTCCACTATGGCCGAGGCTTCTtcctcagcgcgtggcgcagctggcagCACGGCGCCTACACGATGGACACTCTTGTTGCCATTGGTACCGGCTGCACATACGTCTACTCCCTCGTTGTCTACCTGCTTACGCTGTTTGTGTACCCGCAGGCGCGTATGATGACGTACTTCGACACAGCAGGGATGCTCACAACCTTCATGCTACTCGGTCGTTTCCTTGAGGCACGGGCAAAGCGCAGCACAAGTGGCGCGCTCATTGAGTTGATGGGCCTCATGCCGACTACagccgtgtgtgtgcagccgGACGGGAGTGAGGTGCGAGTGAGCCTATCGAAGCTACAGAAGGGCGCCCTCGTACGTGTGCTGGCTGGCGATCGTGTCCCGGTCGACGGCACTGTCCTAGAAGGCAGCTCCGAGTTGGACGAGCAGATGGTAACAGGCGAGTCGCTGTGGAAGACGAAGGGGCCTGGCGAAGAGGTGGTTGGCGGCACACTCAATCTCACCGCATCGCTGCTCATCCGCGCGGACAAGGTCGGGGAAGAGACGATGAttgcgcaggtgctgcgcatTGTGCAGGAGGCGCAACACACGAAGCCGTCTATGCAGCGTGCCGCCGATCGGATTGCCAGGTCATTTGTGCCCTTTGttctcgttttctctctggTGACGCTCGGTGTGTGGCTCGTGCTCGGTGCGACAGACGCGTACCCGGCGTCGTGGCGCGAGGCGGAGACAAGCTGGCAGGCATTCGCCTTCAACTTCTTTATCTCGACTGTTGTTGCCGCCTGTCCGTGCGCACTGGGGCTCGCCACTCCAACAGCGATCATGGTGGGTACCGGCGTGGGAGCGAAGAACGGGGTGCTGGTGAAGAGCGGCGCtatgctggaggaggtgcggcgTGTGAACTGCGTTGTGCTCGACAAGACGGGTACCATCACCAAGGGTCGCCTGGAGGTGGTTCGGACGCACACCACCATGTCGGGTTTGGCGTCGCCTCCAATGATGGCCGCGCAGCTTCATGACAGCTTGGATGCCGCTTTGGTACGCTACCTTGTTGGGCTCGTGGAGGCGCAGTCAAACCACCCAGTCGCGAAGGCGGTCAGCGCCAAGCTACTGGCGGAGACCGAAGACAGTGCCAACGCggtgccgcgccgcgcccGCTATGAGGTGTCTTCCGTTGTGACGCATGGCGGCAGGGGTGTGGAGGCCTCAGTGTCCGTGACACCAGCGAGCGACAATAGTCACGAGCTCTCTTccgtgccaccgccgccgcgagtGTACTGTCTCCTCGTGGGTAATGTGGCGTTTCTGCGTGCGCATGGCGTTCTGCTAGCCCCTGAGTTAGCCCAACTCgttgaggaggagaacggACGTGGTCTCACAACTGTTGTTGCGTCAGTCAACGGCGCAGCGTGCGTTGTCGTCAGCCTTGCTGACGAGCCGAAGCGTGAGGCGCACGGTGTCATCCGCTATCTGCAGAAGACTGGAATTCGTGTGttgatggtgacgggcgACAACGCCGGCGTGGCGGGCCGGATTGCGGCCGAGACTGGCATTCACTCGAAAGACGTGTGCGCTGAGGCACTTCCGACCACCAAGGCGAACATtgtgaaggagctgcaggagagagggtCTCGGGTGATGTTCGTCGGCGATGGCATCAATGACAGCCCCGCCTTGGCCCAGGCCAATGTGGGAGTGGCCCTCGGTGCTGGCACTGAAGTGGCGATCGAGGCGGCCGACGCAGTGCTCGTACGCGATAGCCTTGTGGATCTACTGAacttgcgctctctctcatgTGTCACCGTGCGTCGCATCTACGGCAACTTCTTCTGGGCTTTCGGCTACAATCTGCTGATGCTTCCCACTGCCAGCGGGCTACTGTACCCTTTCTTTCGAATTCAACTTCCTCCCGTCACGGCAGGTGCGGCGATGATACTGTCCAGCCTCAGCGTGCTGATGTCGAGCCTATCCATCCGCTACTTCCGCGCACATCGTGAGCGCGACTTCTATCTCGAGTGA
- a CDS encoding putative glycerolphosphate mutase: MWWTAARRRLSYPNQIFTSKDSRRIQHSWLPRRLLLVRHGESVANVNQEVYSNTPDWKIPLTARGREQAYDCGKRLRNIIQGEKLYIYYSPYARTRQTLCEIRRSFDESQIQGEREDERLREQEMGNYQPLNEMNATWAARHAFGRLYYRFPFGESGADVGDRVSGFFDSLLRESIGLTVPNMNECTEQCTRGGQGYQELGQCSADNDGLAGSACDSHAPLSQGGPVASSMGSGTASPSWKPPSKEATTSSTGLRRTIWRTAPHHSLPLDDLCEPEAHGVLPPSDHRASVGDDQNVLIIAHGLLIRLFIARWFRVPMEVFETMCNPPNCAIIVLERDDRLGRLVMTDMSKCLFGSDPLLQMMRFDGCEDTHWYREKFLGIVDPTKAMEEAVAEDDDENHYSMSNAHNSGVGAPAPPPRQRKASTSMVTGFSPSTSASPSCTSTSITESADALASTAGHAVLSASDCATQPMSSSPCMNCTPNCDWKFCRDTDDAPKMGSAE, encoded by the coding sequence ATGTGGTGGACAGCGGCGCGCAGGCGCCTTTCCTACCCTAACCAAATTTTCACCAGCAAAGACAGCCGCCGCATACAACACTCGTGGCTGCCGCGACGactcctcctcgtgcgcCACGGCGAGTCTGTGGCCAATGTTAACCAGGAAGTGTACAGCAACACGCCAGACTGGAAGATCCCGCTGACGGCGCGCGGGCGGGAGCAGGCGTACGACTGCGGCAAGCGACTCCGCAACATCATCCAGGGGGAGAAGCTGTACATCTACTACTCTCCGTACGCTCGCACTCGGCAGACGCTGTGCGAGATCCGCCGAAGCTTTGACGAGTCGCAGATCCAGGGCGAGCGCGAGGATGAGCGACTGCGTGAGCAGGAGATGGGCAACTACCAGCCATTGAATGAGATGAACGCGACATGGGCTGCGCGTCACGCCTTTGGGCGATTGTACTATCGATTTCCGTTTGGGGAAAGCGGCGCCGACGTTGGCGATCGCGTCTCTGGCTTCTTTGACTCCCTCCTGCGTGAGAGCATCGGCTTGACGGTGCCAAACATGAACGAATGCACGGAACAATGCACACGAGGAGGCCAGGGCTACCAAGAGCTCGGTCAGTGTAGTGCGGACAACGATGGCCTTGCAGGCAGTGCTTGCGATTCCCACGCGCCGCTATCACAAGGAGGCCCTGTGGCCTCATCGATGGGGAGTGGAACTGCGTCGCCGTCATGGAAGCCGCCGTCCAAGGAAGCCACAACATCTTCCACCGGTCTGCGGAGGACGATCTGGCGTACAGCGCCGCACCACTCACTGCCCCTAGATGACTTGTGCGAGCCTGAAGCTCACGGAGTCTTACCGCCGAGCGATCACAGAGCTAGTGTTGGTGATGACCAGAATGTTTTGATCATCGCTCACGGGCTTCTTATCCGTCTTTTCATCGCTCGCTGGTTCCGTGTGCCGATGGAGGTCTTCGAGACAATGTGCAACCCGCCCAACTGCGCCATCATCGTGCTGGAGCGCGACGACCGACTCGGCCGCCTCGTTATGACCGACATGAGCAAGTGCCTGTTTGGCAGCGACCCGCTTCTGCAGATGATGCGCTTTGACGGCTGCGAGGATACCCACTGGTACCGTGAGAAGTTCCTCGGTATTGTTGACCCCACGAAAGccatggaggaggcggtggccgAGGACGATGACGAGAACCACTACTCCATGTCAAACGCTCACAACAGCGGCGTCGGTGCCCCGgccccaccaccgcggcaacGCAAGGCCTCCACATCGATGGTAACGGGGTTTTCTCCATCAACGAGCGCATCCCCATCATGTACTAGTACTAGCATCACCGAGAGCGCCGACGCTTTAGCCTCTACGGCAGGGCACGCCGTGCTATCTGCCTCGGACTGCGCTACCCAGCCTATGTCGTCTTCTCCCTGTATGAACTGCACCCCCAATTGCGACTGGAAGTTCTGCCGAGACACCGATGACGCTCCAAAGATGGGCTCAGCGGAGTAG